Genomic segment of Arachis hypogaea cultivar Tifrunner chromosome 11, arahy.Tifrunner.gnm2.J5K5, whole genome shotgun sequence:
ACGTAACCAACTTTCCCACACGGCCCTCTCTCAAACCGTCCTCTATGATTAATACACAGTGTTATATGGatggtggccattcctgaaaGTAAAATTAACCAACACATTCTAAGAAAACATTACATGTTACTACACCTAACACAAGCCCTAAATCAGCTAATTTAGCAATTCTCAAACAGGATTTGATATGGTAATATAATCTATCTAACTAGTCGCAGTGACATTTAAAATTAATCAACATTGGCAATGACATACCTATGCTCTCTGCCAACCAAAGAGAGTGACCTCTGCACCGTCGACGACGAAACCCCTGGGTTCGAGCTCTGCTCGCTATTAAATTCCTTGCACGTTCCTCTTTTACGTTTTCGTACTGATCGCTTGCTACTGCTCCGAAGGTCTTTTCCGAGTTGGGAATGACAGCGTTGAAACCCGTAGCTTCAAGGTGATGGCTTGGGAGTGTTCTAGACGTCTTCTCCGAGTTGGGAACGAAACGACGACCTCTGCTAGGGCACAGCAGAGTCTCCTGCGAAATCTTCTTCAATCTCCCAacccttaataaaaaaaattgtttaattccacGTAGATTGAGCTTTGGGAGGTTCGGAGAGCCATGTAGGGTTCTACAACCCCGAAGCAAGTGCCAATCCAAGCCAGGctacttttgtcacacggaacCCATCTTGCATGGGTACAAAGTCAGTTTTCATCTGCGATGAGTACAAATGTCAGCGTTTTGAACTCTTATggatacaaatggtcatttattctttcTTACCACTTAATGACATCTAAAGACACCCTAAAACTttcatttgtatttttttgttgttaacCCTCGTCGAATTTATATGAACTAGATTTAGACCTGTGCACggaaaaaaaatgatattataaatttttttgaatataattttttagataattaaaaaaatagataaaatttttggttttatagttatttataaaataatatatatatataactcttaAAGTAAAGAATTGTATAATAATAAATTCtatgataataatataaaattcataataaaacttatgataataatataaaattttgtggtattatattttatatatattgaaGTATTTGTTTAAGCAAATGTTTCAATTTGTAAATCATATGTTTCCCTGCATAGTTTCAAAAtcatagttaaaaataaataaacaaaatttgtcGTGTGAtgttttttaaccttttttttagtattgcattttttattatcataaaaaaagaAACGCAACCAACTTAGGGTAATATAATGGTTAGTTTATTAATCTGTTTAAAAATAAGTACTGAAAATTTAAATTTCGTCTTGTATATGTAACAATCCTTTGCTAAGTGACAAATTATTAAATGAAACTAAAATTTACAGTAGATTAATCTTGACTTGTATGGgaaataccataaaaaaaaaaaaaagacaatgcATAATacaagaaagatttttttttttaattattgtgccCTATTTAATATGGATGACATGGCCTAAtgataaatttttctttttaataattgtCACTTATCCAAAATAGCTTATATGGCCAAATGAAAAGCAACAATATCACTTAAATAcattataatataaatagataaatatattGTACGATTTCACATTTGGTTCACTCGGAATCGAGTTTAAAGCGAGTTAGTTCCTTCCGGTCTGGAGTAGAAGCATATATGTATCGTAATAAAGATTCGTGAAGGTTCTGCACCATATGAGATACATTATGAATTGCATGGCTCAAACAACAATTCACAAAAGGTAAGTAAATGAACACCGGCTAAATACAAGATTTACATAATTCTTTGCCAGAAAATTTTAGCAGTGTAAGAACTCAAATTCGCAGAAGCAAAACACGAATGTGTGTGATTGGTGAATAAGTTGGTTACATTCACCTTGTTTTGTTTTTGTCCTCTTTACAACACAAATACTAGCATATGAAACATCATCAATGTATATAAAACAAatactcattattattattaaatattaactgCTTCAGCTGTTTAATTTTACCAGCTACTTAAGTGTTTATAGTAACACAAGAGGagcattttcattttttctttatacAGATTTCGTGTATATTGTAAATTGTGAAATTATGTAACTTTGTAATCTTTGGATACCCTATATAATTTATATGACAGCTGAGAAAATATTCGTTTGtgtaaaggaaaagaaaaaggaagttaTGTATCATACTTCAGTATGGAAAACTTCCGGTTAGTCGAATATGATCAAGGGTACTTCTTAAACCATACTTGAGCACAGCTTGGTTCCCCTCTCTGAATCCATCTCCATAAGCCGATGAACGATCGGACTCAATCTGGTGTTTGAAAAACTCACCAAGTTTCTTCTCAAAGTCAGACCGTTTACCCTTCTTTGATGATGTAGAAGAGGAAggtgaggatgaggatgatgatgaggacgAGGACGATGATGCACTATCACTTCCTGAACCAGCGTAGATCTCTGAATCTAGCCACATGTGAGCTAGCACTTGGCAAATTCCTTCTTCAACTTCTGGCCTTAAATTGCCATAGCCTACCAAAAAATGCAAATATTTTACCCACTCAACTACATGAACAAagacaaaaacaacaacaaagccatGTCTCCCACAGCTAAATGGATCAAAGGTACCTATTATCCCCTGTTATGAATCATGCATGAACTAGGCCTATTgtatagttttctaggatttaccTCTACCCCGAGCCAACTCATCTACATGAAATAGAAAATGCAAATTCTTCTATACATAGTGTTGATCACAAGGAAGGGGAGAGTACCTTTAAGCCTAAGCCAAGCATGCATCATCTCATGGGCCAGGATTGAACCCGTCAATAACCTATAAACATGACAGTTTTGAATTAGTCACATGAAAGCAAAAATGTAGGAAGAATTATAGACTGTGAAAATGGATGGGATTGGAAGAAGACCTAGGGAGGCCATACAAAACAAGTATGGCTGTCACTTCGCAATGGCGGATTAGCCTGTAAGGCTCAGTTATCATATCTATGACTCGGTATCCTGCCCctatccttggtcttcttaaaaTCTGGCATTACACGAATATATTAAAACCACCATCTGATGCATCAAAACAAATTTATcataattaaaaagtaaaaatacaatttacCACGCTAAATTTGGAAAAAAGATCCTCTAAAGTGAGGGAAATTGTAAAGTAACAAAGTAAAGAGTTAATCACCATTGAATTTGTAGTTTTTATCATGTGAGTCTCATTACCTTAATTCAAGGGTGATTAGGCTCTCACTTTTTTACTTTATCAACTCCTTCATTTAAGAGGAGCTTGATTCCGAAATTTGGCTCTTTGCAATTTACCCCCTAAACTTCTAAAATGTTCAATTTGACTTCCTCAAGTTAAAAAACGTTGCAGGAAAGATTGGCTACATTTTCATCCAAAATTAGTagcaatttttttatgattatttttttcaCCGTCTGATAACTTCAGAAAGTCAGATTGCGCATTTTGAATGTGTATGCAATAAACTGCACGTGACCCAAACTTCAAGGGGGTAATTGCAATTTATCCTAATTAGAAAATTGGTTAGTAAAACCTATCACAACTATAGCATCCTTACAGTGGCGACAGTTTGCTCTTCCGACAAGCAAAGTCCTCTTGTTTCCGGTAAGTGGTGATGACCCTACCAAAGGAAAAGGAACAACCAAAAGTCAGGATAAATTTCGAAGGACAATTAAAATAAGCAGCATATCCCATGAAAAGAGAGTTTAGTTCAACATAGTAAATATTTACATTCTTTTCTCCCTCCATGGCCTCGTTGAGTGCTTGTCTCTCAACTAAAAGCATTGGAACTTGCTGTTCTATTTTCATATTTAAACCTTCATAGAATTCTTGTATTTCAAGATAGAGAGGCTGGCATTCATGCGTATCCATAATAGCTGAGTCTAGACACTCTAGGCACAACTTTCGACCGTCATCCAGCAAGAGATACTTTGTATCCCTTGACTGCACTGATTGGAAAGTTTAATGTTAGATaaggaaattgaaaaagaagaCAAAAACAGAGAAATTGTAACAAACAATGAAATATTTCTGTAGCTAATATAACTGACCTCCATTCTTTCGCAGCTACAACAACGAGGAGTTCCATCACGCTCATGTGAAGGACAGTATTTCTGCATCCAGAAAGGATGTGCTCTATACTCAATGAGTCCAGCTGAATTTGGTGGGATCTGAAACAGAAGAATCAATcgttcaattatatatatatgtttcatTTATATGCACAcactttttgtttttaattaaaacttgttCAGTCAACATCTATAACATTTCTAAATCAATTATACCCTGAAATGGAAAATGAACTTCGACCTAGATAGAAACAGATTTCGTCTGCCATTTTCCTGAAATCTGAGTATCCAATTTTAAAGTACCTCTAATCATGTTGGACAACTCAAAATGATGCATAGTGTCAGTCTCGTGGTGTAAAAGTATGACACAGTATATTGGACTGATTTGTGAGTTCTTAATTACCCTAAACTATTATCAGTGATGTTCTTTGCACACCAACATTTAGTGCATTCTTTTTATGACATCAAGCACTAGAGTAATGACTAACAAAAAATCTGGAAACCAAGAACCAATGCTGATACACTTACGAAGTTCTTGCAAACATCACATCTTGGGTGATGCAGCTCCTTGTAGCAAGATTTATGGTAACGACGATTTCCAGACATGGAAAACTGTAAATGCATAATAATTGAATGATTATTAGAAATCAAATTTGACCCCAAAAACGAAGGGAAATAAGTCAAAGCATCAATTTGTGAACTGGAGGAAAAAATAAACATAGTTATATTCAGTTTAGGGAAGCATGCAGGAACAAAAAATGAGAAGCTAACCTCATAATCAGTGATTGGCAAATTACAAGCATGGCAACAGAAACATTCTGGATGCCAGACACCTCCCATGCAACTCAAAAATCTGCCATGGCCAATCTCTGAATTGCAGCCAGCACAGGTTCTGCAAACCATTTTCAAATCATTTAAGTTGTGCTAATAATAAGACTCCAATAGTTATCAAAAATGAAACTTCATATATCATTCCAATATGCATCCTTGCAGTCATTAATAAAGTCAACATTTCATTTTTCATACAGTGGCAATAAAAAGAACCCGAAAATGATCACAAGTGCTCACATGTTATCATCAATACAACAATTTTATATTAACCACTATTGAATGCTAAGGATAGTTCTTGTATCATTATCATCTAACCGAAAGGTACTttgagaagaaaaggaaaatgaAAGGTAACATACACCAAGGTATGATCCAAAATATCCTGTTGTGTTATCTGTAACAGTTCAATCTTCACACCAAGGTAACTGAAATTCTTCGTACTGAGTTATGGAAGTTGTTGTCgttgctttattttttttaaaaaaataaaaagcaaagatATTGCATTAAATCACTATTTCAAGATTCGGAAAAGAAATGCATCAATGTCCCTTCATTTATTAAATTAACTCACTTTAGCAGCTCCTATCTATTGTATTTGGTATTCCGACTCACATAAAGACAAATCACACCTAGTTACCTGTATACAGGTCGAAGGAGGTGTGGAAATGGTTGAAATAAAGAATCTCTTTCAGCTCTGTCTGAATCAATGTTCAAACTTTCTTGAAGTGCTCTGGCAAGTTGTTCATCTTCCTCAAGCTGCGCTTCTGCAAGATGCTTGTCATTATCCTGTTGAATGTTATTAAGATGgtcatcttcctcttcctcaacttcaccaacagattcatcttcttctttgtgATGATTGCTTAACTCTTCATGTTGTTTAACTTCACCATGATATTCATCTTCATCAGTAAGTTCACACAGTTGTTCATCATCAGAAGATTGAGGGTCGTCCTCTGGGATATTATCAGGTCAATAAATATGAGATCCTTTTGATATTTTGGCAGGGAatagaataaaaacaaataaccctTTTTCCAAAGTCGTATACCAAATGCAATGTCAAGGGAGATCAACTATAtgaaaaatatgctaaaaactgaGTTTCAACTAAAGTGAAAGCATTAAAATCAACAAATCTCcatatttgtttttaaaaaaaaaatagagaaaagaaaagaaaggaaaggtaATTCATATTATTGATGATAATTAAATCATACCATGGTCCAGAGGAGATCTAGCAGAAAAGAAAGTGGGAAGAACCCCAAAAGCATTGTCTAAGTAGGACAAGCAAACACAACCGAAAATAAACTAAGAGGAAAATCTTAAAGGAGGAGCTTCCCCAGCTCTGAATTCTTCATAGAGGTTTCTTGCGCCTTCCATGATTTCTCCTGAGCTAAGGGAGCAGTTATGTCAAACACTCTTGTTTCTCGCACTCCATAATTCTAGTGGTGgggttaaattataatttaactaaAAACTTGTACCACTACATCTTATTATTCTACTGAAAATTATCAAATCATTAAACAAGACAACCTAGACTTGTACCATTACAATGTACATTTTAGGTATCTCATTAACTGAATCACTCAGTACTTGATACAAGTTTCACAAACATGCTAAGAAATTTTAACCACTATTTGCAAAAGCATAAATCTTACCAATAACTTTTTTCCCTTTCGGATCTTCCTCCGAAAGAGAGAGTGCAATTGCACGATCAATTTCTTCTCTCTCAACATCTGTCAAATCATCCTGCACTCAATTCGGCACTATTACAACTTCAGAAGATCTGCTTATAATAAGTCTCAAAAGAACTAATCCCCATATCATGTTATGTTCATGCTACTCTCTTGCTAAAAGCAGATAAATAACTACAATAATGACAATAGATTTCATTAAAAATGGACTTAGTGGAAACTGTTATTACCAtggaattttcatgtttcccatGATATTTTCCTCTCGAAGATTTATGGTTGGATCCCTTAAGCAGCTTGGTAAACCAACCCATACAGTTTCTGGAAAGACAAGTTTAGTAAGAAAACATATGCAGCACTTACAGAAAGGAAATTGCAAATTTCAATTAAGAATGCCAATAAACTACAATCAAGGCCTGTTGTTCAATATTCACCACAAAGCATGCCCATCAGTCTAAAAGTTCATAGATATATCACATCACCATAAACGTTACCGGACAACAAAGCTCTAACTCTAGTGTTAAAATTCAGTGGTATTGTTAGAACTAGGGTTTTCAATTGCAAGGTTGCTGAGTGAT
This window contains:
- the LOC112720388 gene encoding protein DA1-related 1, with the translated sequence MGWFTKLLKGSNHKSSRGKYHGKHENSMDDLTDVEREEIDRAIALSLSEEDPKGKKVIEDDPQSSDDEQLCELTDEDEYHGEVKQHEELSNHHKEEDESVGEVEEEEDDHLNNIQQDNDKHLAEAQLEEDEQLARALQESLNIDSDRAERDSLFQPFPHLLRPVYRTCAGCNSEIGHGRFLSCMGGVWHPECFCCHACNLPITDYEFSMSGNRRYHKSCYKELHHPRCDVCKNFIPPNSAGLIEYRAHPFWMQKYCPSHERDGTPRCCSCERMESRDTKYLLLDDGRKLCLECLDSAIMDTHECQPLYLEIQEFYEGLNMKIEQQVPMLLVERQALNEAMEGEKNGHHHLPETRGLCLSEEQTVATILRRPRIGAGYRVIDMITEPYRLIRHCEVTAILVLYGLPRLLTGSILAHEMMHAWLRLKGYGNLRPEVEEGICQVLAHMWLDSEIYAGSGSDSASSSSSSSSSSSSPSSSTSSKKGKRSDFEKKLGEFFKHQIESDRSSAYGDGFREGNQAVLKYGLRSTLDHIRLTGSFPY